The Pseudomonas oryzicola genomic sequence TGGAAGGCTTTCTGGAAGGCATAAGGCACCTGGCCTGGCTCCAGAACGGTGGTGGCCCACTTGGTCACCGGCTTGACGATGTTGGTGATGTCGACCGCCTGGAAGTCTTCCTTGTGCAGGCGCGCACGCGGCGCCTGGCCGGTGATGCAGAGGATCGGGATGGAGTCGGCCGAGGCACTGTACAGGCCGGTGACCATGTCGGTGCCGGCCGGGCCGGAGGTACCGATGCACACGCCGATGTTGCCCGGGTTGGCGCGGGTATAGCCCTCAGCCATGTGCGAGGCGCCTTCGACGTGGCGAGCGAGGACGTGATCGATGCCACCGACTTTCTTCAGGGCCGAGTACAACGGGTTGATGGCAGCCCCCGGGATGCCGAACGCGGTATCTACACCTTCACGGCGCATGACCAGAACGGCTGCATCGATTGCTCTCATTTTGCTCATGGTTTGTGCCTCATCGATTTTGTAATTGTATACAACTTGCTTTGCGCCAGAGTGTATTCATGGCTGGCCGCTCAGGTCAACGGGTTTTCGTCGGCAGTGGATGCTTTCGTTCGAGCGCCCAAGAAAACGGGCGTTTGCATCATCGCATACGATCGTTTCAAAATATTGTATACAAAAATGCAACTCGTTGTGTTCTATTGGTCCTATCGGCTTCAACTGCCCTCAGGGCTTCTCACAACAAGAAGAGGACCTTTCCATGAACGCTTTGAACCTGAAAGTCGCGGTCAGCCTGGTGAATGCCGCGCTGGCGGCGGGCCGCAAGATCAATGCTGCACCGCTGACCGTGGCGGTGCTGGACGCCGGCGGCCACCTGCTGGCGCTGCAACGCGAGGACGGTGCCAGCCTGATTCGCCCGCAGGTGGCTACTGGCAAGGCCTGGGGCGCGATTGCGCTGGGCAAGGGCTCGCGCTTGCTGGCGCTGGATGCGCAGCAACGGCCAGCGTTCTTTGCCGCGCTGAACGGCTTGGGTGAACGGCCGGTGGTGCCGGCGCCGGGTGGCGTGCTGGTGCGTGATCAGGACGGCAAGGTGCTGGGTGCCGTAGGGATCAGCGGGGATACGTCGGATATCGACGAGCAGTGCGCGATCAGTGCGATCGAGGAGGTGGGGTTGAGAGCGGATGCCGGTGTAGCAGCCTGATTCTCTATTGCCTGTTCAGGCCTATTCGCGGGTGAACCCGCTCCCACAGGACCATCACAGGCTTGAAGCTCATGGTGCCTCTGTGGGAACGGGTTCATCCGCGAAGCAGCCAGCGCCGAGGGTCAGGCCACCTCGGGCTCACACCCCTTGAGTACCATGCGGATGATGGTCTCCGCCGCAGCGTCATAATCGCTGTCGGTCAGCTTGGCCTTGCCGGTCACCGCCGAAATCTGCCAGTCGAAATCGGCATAGGTCTGGGTCGCTGCCCAGATGCTGAACATCAGGTGATGCGCGTCGACATGGGCGATCTGCCCACGGTCGATCCAGCGCTGGATGCATTCGATGTTGTGCCGGGCCTGCTCGTTCAACTGCGCCACCTGGTTCGGCGACAGGTGCGGGGCGCCGTGCATGATCTCGCTGGCGAACACCTTGGACGCATGCGGCAGGTCACGCGAAATGCGGATCTTCGAGCGAATGTAGGCACTCAGCACTTCTTTCGGGTCGCCGTCGGCATTGAACGGGGTCGACGCCTGCATGATCGGCGCGATGATGCTTTCCAGCACCTCGCGATAGAGGTTGTCCTTGGACTTGAAGTAGTAATACACGTTGGGCTTGGGCAGGCCGGCCTTGGCCGCGATATCGCTGGTCTTGGTGGCGGCGAAGCCCTTGTCGGCGAATTCCTCGCTGGCCGCGCGCAGGATCAGTTCCTTGTTGCGCTCGCGAATGGTGCTCATGGTCAGGGATCTTCCTCGTGTCTGGCCACCTCTAAGAGGGATCGGGCATGGTAGCACCGGGCTCGACGGGGGCTCAAGGCAGCGGCTTTGCGCTAGAATCGGCAGCATTCATTCATCCGGAAGCAGACAAACATGGCAGGAAGCAGTCTACTGGTACTGATCGACGACATCGCCACGGTGCTCGATGACGTCTCGCTGATGACCAAGGTAGCGGCAAAAAAGACCGCAGGGGTGCTGGGCGATGACCTGGCGCTGAACGCCCAGCAGGTCACCGGCGTGCGCGCCGATCGCGAGCTGCCGGTGGTGTGGGCGGTGGCCAAAGGGTCGTTGGTGAACAAGGCCATCCTGGTACCGGCGGCGCTGTTGATCAGTGCGTTCATTCCCTGGGCGGTGATACCGCTGCTGATGCTCGGCGGTGCCTACCTGTGCTTCGAGGGCTTCGAGAAGCTGGCGCACAAGTTCCTGCACAGCAAGGGGGAGGATGAGGCGCAGCACGAGGCCCACAAGGAAGCTGTGGCGGACGCCAATGTCGACCTGGTGGTGTACGAGAAAACCAAGATCAAGGGCGCGGTGCGCACCGACTTCATCCTTTCGGCGGAAATCATCGCCATTACCCTGGGCATTGTCGCCGACTCACCGTTGAGCCAGCAGATCATCGTGCTGTCGGGCATCGCGGTGGTCATGACCATCGGTGTGTACGGGCTGGTGGGCGGCATCGTCAAGCTCGATGACCTCGGGCTGTGGATGACCCGCAAGGCATCACGCCTGGCCCAGGCGGTGGGTAACGGCATCCTGTGGGCCGCGCCGTACATGATGAAGAGCCTGTCGGTGATCGGCACGGCGGCGATGTTCCTGGTCGGCGGCGGGATCCTGGTGCATGGCATCGTGCCGCTGCATCATGCCATCGAGGCGGTCAGTGAAGGGCGTGGCGGGGCGTTGACCGTAGCGCTGCTGAATGGCGGCGTCGGGGTTGTGGCCGGTGCGGTGGTGCTGGCCCTGGTAAGCCTGGCAGGGAAACTGTGGCGGGCGGTTCGGCCGGCTAATTGAGGTGCGTGGCCGGGGCGAGCCCCGGTTCGCGGGTAAACCCGCTCCTACACGGTGCGCTGCGCCTGTGGGAGCGAGGTTGGTAGCGAATGGGCCGCAACGCGGCCCCGAAGGTTCAACTCAGAAATGAACCTTGAGCAAGAAGCTCATGGTGTTCTGGTCGGTAGTAAAGGTATCGGAATCCTTGATGCCGTACTTGTTCTTCCAGTAGTCGTATTCCACACCCACGTACAACTGCTTCTCACCCAGGTGCAAGGCCTTGCCCAGGTCGTACTTGATCTGCGGGTTGAAGTGCAGGTTGGCCTGGTAGGTGCCGCGACGGTTCTCGTCGTTGTCCACCACCCAGTCCATGAAGCCGTCGATCAGCAGGTCGGAAGAACCGACCGGGATGGTGTACGACCACACCGGGGTAATCTGCCATACATTGTCGCCAGCGCGGCTGCCATCGGTGGTGCGGTTGTAGAAGTTCAGCTGGAAGTAATCGAACCCGGGGATGGCCAGGTCGAAGCCCGGGCCGATCAGGTACGACTCGGTGTCACCCTCGCCGAACTCGTAGGTCATCGCCAGCAACACGTCCTTGACCGGGCCGAACTCGATCTTCTGATCGAAGATCTTGCCGAAGGACAGGCGTGGGCTGATCTCGCCATAGTAAGTGTTCGGGCCGTTGCCCGCGTCTTTCTGGCCCTGGTAGAAGATCTTGTCGACGAAGATGAAGTTGTCGCCGTACTTCCAGGCGTCGGCGTGCTCGAAGGTGACCGTTTGCTGGATCGCCGGGTTGACCTTGAAGTTCTTGCCCCACAGGTAGGTCAGGCTGTTGTTCTGCCATTGCAGCAGGTCGCCGCCGAAGGTGGTGCCGCAGGCCAGCAGGCCGCCGGCGAGGATCAGGCTGTTGATGGTACGCATTGCGTGTTTCGCTCCCTTGATTGATCTGTTGTCAGCGCGTTATCGCGCTTTTTTGTCTTTCGAGTCAGTTTTTTTCGATGGGCCACAGCTGTTTGGCAAGGGTTGAGCCAACTTTCCCGGGCTGGCAAAACCTTCCTGCTCGACTTCGTTCTGAACGGATGAAAAGGGTCTTTCAGGCTGGCAACACGTCGGCCAACCGCCCGTATTCATTGACTGAGCGGTCAGTAAACGCAGGCAGAATCCGTTCTGCCCTGATCGAGGGGGCGCGCAGATTACTGGCTTGCGCGCCTTGCCTCAAGTGCTCCGTCCTGGAGCGCGATGGACCAAACTTGTGCGTTTGGTCAGCTTTTAGAAGTGCACCTTGACCAGTGCACTGGTGACGCTCTGGTTGCTGTCGACGTTGCCTTGGCTGTCGATGCCGTACTTGTCCTTCCAGTAGCTGTATTCGATACCCACGTACAGCTGCTTGGCGCCCAGGCCAAGGGCTTTGCCCAGGTCGTACTTGACCTGTGGGTTGAACTGCAGGTTGGCGTGGTAGGTACCGCGACGGGTCTGGTCGTTGTCCACCACCCAGTCCATGTAGCCGTCGATCAGAATGTCGGACTTGCCTACGGGCAGGGTGTAGGACCAGGCGGGGGTGATCTGCCAGACGTTGTCACCAGGGCGGCTGCCTTCGGTGTTGCGTACGTAGAAGTTGAGGGTGAAATAGTTGAAACCGGGGATGGCCAGGTCGAAGCCGGGGCCGATCAGGTAGGCCTCGTTGTCGCCCTCGCCGCGCTCATAGGTCATGGCAACCAGCACATCCTTGATCGGGCCCAGTTCGAATTTGTGCCCGGTAATCTTGCCCAGTGACAGACGCGGGCTGAACTCCCCGTAGTAGCTGGTGACGCCTTTGCCCGGGTCGGCCTTGCCGTTGTAGAAGACCTTGTCGACGAACATGAAAGTGTCGCCGTACTTCCATTTGTTGGCGTGCTCGAAGGTGATCGTCTGCTGGATGCGGGGGTTGACCTTGAAGTCCTTGCCGTACAGGTAGGTCAGGCTTTCGCCGTGCCACTGCAGCCATTCTCCGGCGTGGGTGGGGAGGGTGGCCAGCAGGCTGCTGCCCAGCAGGAGGGACGAGGTGATGCGTTTCATGTTGTGGTTCCCGGACTTATTGTTTTTGTTGGGTTTTTTTGGCGCGCAGGCGCCCCGGGCGGCCCATTCCGGCGGGCCGACGGTACAGCGTTTACGACGAGGTCAAGGCAGGGGCGGCAGTGCGCCGCCCCCTGTTGCTCCAGGCGGGTTGCTTCAGTGCTGATGGCAGACGTTGTGCGTCGCGCGATCGGCACCACCGAGGATGTTGAACAGCACGTTCAGCACCAGGGCACTGACCGTGGCCATGGCGATGCCGCTGTGGGTGATGGGTTCCATCCACTGCGGCATCTGGGCGAAGAACTCCGGGCGCACCACGGGGATCAGCCCGAAGCCGACGCTCACGGCGACCAGCAACTGGTTGCGGCGGTCGCCGATGTCCGCCTCCTGCAGAATCTTGATCCCGGTGGCGGTGACCATGCCGAACATGGCGATGGAGGCGCCGCCCAGTACCGCAGGCGGGATCGAGGCAATCAGGAAGGCCGCCTTGGGCAGCAGGCTGAGCAGGATCAGCAGTGCGCCGGCCACCACGGTGACGTAGCGGCAGCGTACCCCGGTCATCTGCACCAGGCCGATGTTCTGGGCGAACGAGGAGTGGGTGAAGGTATTGAAGAAGCCGGCGACGAACGATGCCCCGGCATCGCACAACAGGCCGCGACGCAGCATGCCTGGGGTCACTTCACGGCCGGTCACCTTGCCCAGTGCGAGGAACATGCCGGTGGACTCGACGAAGATGATCACCACCACCAGGCACATGGACAGGATCGGTGCCAGGCTGAAGGTCGGCATGCCGAAGTGCAGCGGGGTGACCACTTGCAGCCATGGGGCCTGGTTCAGGCCCGACAGGTCGACCATGCCGATGGCGCCGGCCAGGATGTAGCCCAGGCCCATGCCTACCAGCACCGATACATTGACCCAGAACCCACGCATGAAGCGGTTGATCAGCAGGATCACCGCCAGTACCAGGCCGGCCACCAGCAGGAAGATCGGCGCACCGAAGGTGCCAGCCTGCTGGCCGCCACCTGCCCAGTTGACTGCCACCGGGAACAGCGACAGGCCGATCGAGGTGATCACCGTGCCGGTGACCAAGGGTGGGAAGAAACGTACGACCTTGGACATGAACGGCGCGATCAGCATGCCGAAGAACCCGGCGGCGATGGTCGCGCCGAAAATCCCCTGCAGACCCACGCCGGGCATGCCGGCCATGGCCACCATACTGCCGACGGCAGCGAAACTGGCGCCCATCATCACCGGCATGCGGATGCCCACCGGGCCGATACCGAATGACTGGATGATCGTGGCGACACCTGCTACCAGCAGGTCGGCGTTGATCAGGAAAGCGACTTCTTCACGGGACAGCCCGGCGGCCTGGCCGATGATCAGCGGCACGGCGATCGCGCCACCGTACATCAGCAGGACATGTTGCAGGCCAACCAGGATCAGCTGGAACAGGGGCAAGGGCTCTCGCGGCGGCGCAACAGGGATATGCGCCTTGCGTGACTCGGACATGCAGCACCTCGAGTTTTGTTTTTATTCTCGGATCCAAGCGCCGGCACCAAGCGGCAGGCTCACGCTGTGGAGAGCCTGGAGTTCCCGCCTGGGGCTGACGCTCGATGCTTGCTTGTTGCGTGAATCTTCAAGTTCGAGGCCGGTATTGCCGGCCTCTTCGCGGGTAAACCCGCTCCCACAGGGAGCGGTGTGATCCCGACCATTGTGTTTCAGTTCACCGGGGCGCCTTTGGCGATCCAGTCACCGACCAGCTTGCGCTCTTCGGTGGTCATCTGGGTGATGTTGCCCAGCGGCATGATCTGGCTGGCGACCGCTTGCGCCTGGATGCGCGCGGCCTGGGCCTGGATCTGCTGCGGGGTGTCGAACATCACGCCGGCAGGCGCGCTGCTGAACAGCGGGCTGGTCGGCTTGGACGAGTGGCACACGGTGCAGCGTTCCTGGATGACATTGTGGATCTTGTCGAAGCTCTCGCCGCCCGCCTGGGCCGTGGCCTGGGCTGGGGCTTCGGCGGGGGCGGCAGGCGCTGCGGCAGCCTTGGCGGCATCCTCGGCGCGTTGCTCGGCGGCAGTCTTGCCACCGACTGCGGTCGCCGGCAGTGGCTGGTACTCGATCTTCGCTGCGGCCTGCTCAGGGCTGGTGGCCATCGGCTTGGGGCCGGTGACGTAGGCCAGGCAGATCATCGCCAGGGCACCAACCGGCAGGGTCCAGGCGTACTTGTTGCTGTCATGACGGGTGTTGAAGTAGTGGCGGATCAGTACCGCGGCTACTGCAATACCGGCCAGGATCAGCCAGTTGTACTGGCTACCGTAGGTGCTCGGGAAGTGGTTGCTGATCATGATGAACAGCACCGGCAGGGTGAAGTAGTTGTTGTGGCGCGAGCGCAGCAGGCCCTTGGCCGGCAGTACCGGGTCGGGGGTGGTGTTGTTCTCGATCGCGGCCACCAGCTGGCGCTGGGCTGGCATGATGATGCGGAACACGTTGCCGACCATGATGGTGCCGATGATCGCGCCGGTGTGCAGGTAGGCGCCACGGCCACTGAACACCAGGCTGAAGCCCCAGCACGCGGCGATGATCAGCACGAACAGTACACCGCCGAGCAGCGCTGGCTTCTTGCCCAGGGGCGAGTCGCACAGGAAGTCGTAGATGAACCAGCTGGCGATCAGCGAGCCGATACCGATGGCCACGCCCTCGGCACCGCTCAGGGTGCTGCCAGGGGCCAGCAGGTACAGCGCCGGGTTCCAGTAGAACACCACGCACAGCAGGGCGATACCGGACATCCAGGTGAAGTAGGCTTCCCATTTGAACCAGTGCAGGTTCTCGGGCATTTTCGGCGGAGCCAGCTTGTACTTTTCAAGGTGGTAGATACCACCGCCGTGGATGGCCCAGAGGTCACCCGACAGCCCCTCGCGCGGATTGCTCCGGTTCAGGTTGTTTTCCAGCCAGACGAAATAGAACGATGCACCGATCCAGGCGATACCGGTGATCATGTGAACCCAGCGAATGCTCAGGTTCAGCCATTCGTGAAGGTGTGCTTCCACAGTATGTACCTCTTGCCGGTCACCCGCTCGGGCTGGGCCTTTGCATGACCGACCTTTTCTTATTGGTGGGGATTGAGGATCAGCATCTGTTCCTCGGTGAAGTAATGCTCGTCGCAGTTGTTGCCAGAACCGCTGCGATCAACCACCAGGAAGTCATCCCGCTTTTCGATCGTCAGCACCGGGTGGTGCCAGACGCCGCGATGGTAATTAACGCCCTGCCTGCCATTACTGCGGAAGGCTCGGACCAAGCCTGATACAGGTGCATCGCCAACCGGCGCGACCACGATCAGAAAGGGGTTGCCGAGCAGCGGGATGAAAGCCTGGCTGCCCAGCGGATGGCGTTCCAGCATGCGTACGGTCAGCGGCATGTCCAGCGCGTCGGCGCGGAAGATGCTGATGATCGCCTTGTCTTCAGGCTCGGCGGTTTCCACCGTGGCGAGCTTGTGGAAGCGCATGGTCGAGCCGTTGTTGATCATGAAGTGGTCGCTGCCATCGGTTTCGATCACGTCTCCGAAGGGGGCGAAGGCTTCTTTGCTCAGGGGCTCGATCATCAGGGTGCGCATGCGAATATCTCTTCTATGTTCGTTGTTCTGGTTCAGGTTCAGGCGTTGCCGCGCCG encodes the following:
- a CDS encoding GlcG/HbpS family heme-binding protein → MNALNLKVAVSLVNAALAAGRKINAAPLTVAVLDAGGHLLALQREDGASLIRPQVATGKAWGAIALGKGSRLLALDAQQRPAFFAALNGLGERPVVPAPGGVLVRDQDGKVLGAVGISGDTSDIDEQCAISAIEEVGLRADAGVAA
- a CDS encoding TetR/AcrR family transcriptional regulator is translated as MSTIRERNKELILRAASEEFADKGFAATKTSDIAAKAGLPKPNVYYYFKSKDNLYREVLESIIAPIMQASTPFNADGDPKEVLSAYIRSKIRISRDLPHASKVFASEIMHGAPHLSPNQVAQLNEQARHNIECIQRWIDRGQIAHVDAHHLMFSIWAATQTYADFDWQISAVTGKAKLTDSDYDAAAETIIRMVLKGCEPEVA
- a CDS encoding DUF808 domain-containing protein codes for the protein MAGSSLLVLIDDIATVLDDVSLMTKVAAKKTAGVLGDDLALNAQQVTGVRADRELPVVWAVAKGSLVNKAILVPAALLISAFIPWAVIPLLMLGGAYLCFEGFEKLAHKFLHSKGEDEAQHEAHKEAVADANVDLVVYEKTKIKGAVRTDFILSAEIIAITLGIVADSPLSQQIIVLSGIAVVMTIGVYGLVGGIVKLDDLGLWMTRKASRLAQAVGNGILWAAPYMMKSLSVIGTAAMFLVGGGILVHGIVPLHHAIEAVSEGRGGALTVALLNGGVGVVAGAVVLALVSLAGKLWRAVRPAN
- a CDS encoding outer membrane protein OmpK; its protein translation is MRTINSLILAGGLLACGTTFGGDLLQWQNNSLTYLWGKNFKVNPAIQQTVTFEHADAWKYGDNFIFVDKIFYQGQKDAGNGPNTYYGEISPRLSFGKIFDQKIEFGPVKDVLLAMTYEFGEGDTESYLIGPGFDLAIPGFDYFQLNFYNRTTDGSRAGDNVWQITPVWSYTIPVGSSDLLIDGFMDWVVDNDENRRGTYQANLHFNPQIKYDLGKALHLGEKQLYVGVEYDYWKNKYGIKDSDTFTTDQNTMSFLLKVHF
- a CDS encoding outer membrane protein OmpK, with the translated sequence MKRITSSLLLGSSLLATLPTHAGEWLQWHGESLTYLYGKDFKVNPRIQQTITFEHANKWKYGDTFMFVDKVFYNGKADPGKGVTSYYGEFSPRLSLGKITGHKFELGPIKDVLVAMTYERGEGDNEAYLIGPGFDLAIPGFNYFTLNFYVRNTEGSRPGDNVWQITPAWSYTLPVGKSDILIDGYMDWVVDNDQTRRGTYHANLQFNPQVKYDLGKALGLGAKQLYVGIEYSYWKDKYGIDSQGNVDSNQSVTSALVKVHF
- a CDS encoding nucleobase:cation symporter-2 family protein; the encoded protein is MSESRKAHIPVAPPREPLPLFQLILVGLQHVLLMYGGAIAVPLIIGQAAGLSREEVAFLINADLLVAGVATIIQSFGIGPVGIRMPVMMGASFAAVGSMVAMAGMPGVGLQGIFGATIAAGFFGMLIAPFMSKVVRFFPPLVTGTVITSIGLSLFPVAVNWAGGGQQAGTFGAPIFLLVAGLVLAVILLINRFMRGFWVNVSVLVGMGLGYILAGAIGMVDLSGLNQAPWLQVVTPLHFGMPTFSLAPILSMCLVVVIIFVESTGMFLALGKVTGREVTPGMLRRGLLCDAGASFVAGFFNTFTHSSFAQNIGLVQMTGVRCRYVTVVAGALLILLSLLPKAAFLIASIPPAVLGGASIAMFGMVTATGIKILQEADIGDRRNQLLVAVSVGFGLIPVVRPEFFAQMPQWMEPITHSGIAMATVSALVLNVLFNILGGADRATHNVCHQH
- a CDS encoding urate hydroxylase PuuD, with product MEAHLHEWLNLSIRWVHMITGIAWIGASFYFVWLENNLNRSNPREGLSGDLWAIHGGGIYHLEKYKLAPPKMPENLHWFKWEAYFTWMSGIALLCVVFYWNPALYLLAPGSTLSGAEGVAIGIGSLIASWFIYDFLCDSPLGKKPALLGGVLFVLIIAACWGFSLVFSGRGAYLHTGAIIGTIMVGNVFRIIMPAQRQLVAAIENNTTPDPVLPAKGLLRSRHNNYFTLPVLFIMISNHFPSTYGSQYNWLILAGIAVAAVLIRHYFNTRHDSNKYAWTLPVGALAMICLAYVTGPKPMATSPEQAAAKIEYQPLPATAVGGKTAAEQRAEDAAKAAAAPAAPAEAPAQATAQAGGESFDKIHNVIQERCTVCHSSKPTSPLFSSAPAGVMFDTPQQIQAQAARIQAQAVASQIMPLGNITQMTTEERKLVGDWIAKGAPVN
- a CDS encoding ureidoglycolate lyase, which codes for MRTLMIEPLSKEAFAPFGDVIETDGSDHFMINNGSTMRFHKLATVETAEPEDKAIISIFRADALDMPLTVRMLERHPLGSQAFIPLLGNPFLIVVAPVGDAPVSGLVRAFRSNGRQGVNYHRGVWHHPVLTIEKRDDFLVVDRSGSGNNCDEHYFTEEQMLILNPHQ